One stretch of Chryseobacterium sp. LJ668 DNA includes these proteins:
- a CDS encoding M61 family metallopeptidase codes for MKKIAISLGILSAAFINAQSIKTNIDLVNVKDDKIAVTMEFPKMKSGDVKFHFPKTVPGTYSVDDYGRFIEGIKFLDNKGKEIAFTKVGDNTYSLKNAQALTKITYLVNDSFDEENQTDKHKAVFSPSGTDIEQGKLYLINTHGFVGYIDNMQDVPYQLTIQKPTDFYGTTALVDQDKSEATDTFTLANYAKLTDSPLMYSKPDFITFNAGGMDLVLGVYSPTGKYKAADFKENLEKMVVAQKKFLGDMNTNKKYAIMLYLAGTEGPQIKGFGALEHHESTSVVLHEMMPKEAIDEAIVDVVSHEFFHTVNPLKTHSEEIHYFDYADPKMSQHLWMYEGGTEYFANLFQIQEGLITKDQFLQRMSDKIKNSKSYNDTMPFTVMSKNILQDQYKDQYRNVYEKGTLLTMCLDIELRKLSNGEMGYRDMIRKLSQRFGENKPFKDDKLIDELVTITGFPQVKDFYNRYIAGSQPTPYAEYLSQAGVEISKQETPPIFWFVKDPNQTGYNEKNNTFIFDESSALSPFAKSIGFKITDEIVALDGKTIDVQKIQDFISYSKTIKDGQNVTVTVLRKNGDKNDKIELKGKAVLDKMTIETLKFKANPTPTEQKLQNQWLTGKK; via the coding sequence ATGAAAAAAATAGCGATAAGCTTAGGAATTCTTTCGGCCGCTTTCATCAATGCGCAGTCGATCAAAACAAATATTGATCTTGTGAATGTGAAAGACGACAAAATTGCCGTTACCATGGAATTTCCGAAAATGAAATCAGGAGATGTGAAATTTCACTTTCCAAAAACAGTTCCCGGAACGTATTCTGTGGATGATTACGGACGATTTATAGAAGGAATTAAATTTTTAGATAATAAAGGAAAAGAAATAGCCTTTACAAAAGTGGGTGACAATACCTATTCTCTTAAAAATGCTCAAGCTTTAACTAAAATCACTTACCTGGTAAATGACAGCTTCGATGAAGAAAATCAGACAGACAAGCATAAAGCTGTATTTTCCCCATCCGGAACCGATATTGAGCAAGGTAAATTGTATCTAATCAATACCCACGGTTTTGTAGGATATATTGATAATATGCAGGATGTCCCGTATCAGTTGACCATTCAGAAACCTACCGATTTTTATGGAACTACAGCTTTGGTTGACCAGGATAAATCTGAGGCTACAGATACATTCACTTTGGCAAATTATGCTAAACTGACAGATTCTCCGCTAATGTATTCTAAACCTGATTTTATTACCTTCAATGCAGGCGGAATGGATTTGGTTTTGGGAGTATATTCTCCAACAGGAAAGTATAAAGCAGCAGATTTTAAAGAAAATTTAGAAAAAATGGTGGTTGCTCAAAAGAAATTTTTGGGCGATATGAATACCAATAAGAAATATGCGATCATGCTTTATCTTGCAGGAACAGAAGGTCCGCAGATCAAAGGTTTCGGAGCATTGGAACATCACGAATCTACAAGTGTTGTGCTTCACGAGATGATGCCTAAAGAAGCCATCGATGAGGCTATTGTAGATGTTGTTTCCCATGAGTTTTTCCATACAGTGAATCCGTTGAAAACACATTCTGAGGAAATTCATTATTTCGATTACGCAGACCCGAAAATGTCTCAGCACCTTTGGATGTATGAAGGCGGAACAGAGTATTTTGCCAATTTATTCCAAATTCAGGAAGGCCTGATTACAAAAGATCAGTTTCTTCAGAGAATGAGTGATAAGATCAAAAACTCAAAAAGCTATAATGACACAATGCCATTTACAGTGATGAGTAAAAATATTCTTCAGGATCAGTATAAAGATCAGTACAGGAATGTTTATGAAAAAGGAACTCTTCTGACCATGTGTCTTGATATTGAGCTGAGAAAACTTTCTAATGGCGAAATGGGTTATCGTGATATGATTAGAAAACTGTCGCAGAGATTTGGTGAAAACAAACCGTTCAAAGATGACAAACTGATTGATGAGCTGGTAACAATTACAGGATTTCCTCAGGTAAAAGATTTTTATAACAGATATATTGCTGGAAGCCAACCAACTCCTTACGCAGAATACCTGAGTCAGGCAGGTGTAGAGATCAGCAAGCAGGAAACTCCGCCGATTTTCTGGTTTGTAAAAGATCCTAATCAAACCGGTTACAATGAGAAAAACAATACTTTTATTTTTGACGAAAGCTCTGCTTTATCTCCGTTTGCAAAAAGTATCGGTTTCAAAATTACAGATGAGATTGTAGCATTAGACGGTAAAACAATTGACGTACAAAAAATACAGGATTTTATCAGCTATTCTAAAACGATCAAAGACGGACAGAATGTGACGGTAACTGTTTTGAGAAAGAATGGTGACAAAAACGATAAAATAGAATTGAAAGGTAAAGCTGTTTTAGATAAGATGACCATAGAGACATTGAAGTTTAAAGCCAATCCGACCCCAACTGAGCAGAAACTTCAAAATCAGTGGCTGACCGGTAAAAAATAA
- a CDS encoding class I SAM-dependent methyltransferase codes for MEINRRKFQGVLNILSFNRHFYFFGIGILVLIIISYQLFSWSGILFWILIISFLYGLIVPLIVSAYVYDFSGYYNFNWLKKCAINDSQIKQIININAGFDETSFIIKNNFPNSDLKVFDFYDAERHTEPAIIRARKVSTVYPDTQQMQSNSIAMNNHSVDLIFLLSAVHEIRSHKEKIEFLKECHRVCKYDGKIIMVEHLRDLPNFLAFSVGFTHFFSRAVWRNAFKSAGFTSFEEIKFTPFMSIFICKP; via the coding sequence ATGGAAATAAATAGAAGAAAATTTCAAGGTGTATTGAATATATTAAGCTTTAACCGACATTTTTATTTTTTCGGAATCGGTATTTTAGTTTTAATTATCATCAGTTACCAACTCTTTAGCTGGTCCGGCATTTTGTTTTGGATTCTTATTATTTCATTTTTGTATGGACTGATTGTGCCTTTGATTGTCTCCGCATATGTTTATGATTTTTCAGGATATTATAATTTTAATTGGCTGAAAAAATGTGCAATCAACGATTCACAGATCAAACAGATAATCAATATCAATGCAGGCTTTGACGAGACAAGTTTTATTATTAAAAATAATTTTCCAAATTCAGATCTGAAGGTTTTTGATTTTTATGATGCAGAACGACACACCGAACCCGCAATTATCAGAGCCAGAAAAGTAAGTACTGTTTATCCGGATACGCAACAAATGCAATCAAATTCAATAGCAATGAATAATCATTCTGTTGATCTTATATTTCTGCTTTCGGCTGTACATGAGATCAGATCTCACAAAGAAAAAATTGAATTTTTGAAAGAGTGTCATCGGGTTTGTAAGTACGACGGAAAAATAATCATGGTCGAACATTTAAGGGATTTACCAAATTTTCTAGCCTTTTCAGTCGGTTTTACACACTTTTTTTCTCGGGCAGTCTGGAGGAATGCTTTTAAAAGTGCAGGTTTTACATCTTTTGAAGAAATAAAATTCACTCCCTTTATGTCTATTTTCATTTGTAAACCTTAA
- a CDS encoding M1 family metallopeptidase, which produces MNKLSYSFLLASGFAFGQFFEQNKAFTKQDTLKGSDTEYRNFWDVKKYDLSVEPDFKSKSIKGNNTIVFTITKDITNPVFQIDLQRPMKADKVECSFPVKGDFKRDGDFIFITANKNFKKGEKYTIDVAYSGNPLIAKNAPWDGGWVFTKDEKGNPWMSVADEGIGASIWLPVKDIWSDEPENGIVMKIITPSDLVGIGNGRLTDKKTVNGKNIFTWEVKNTINAYSIIPNIGKYVNFKDSYNGENGKLDLDYWVIEYNLDKAKKQFQQVKPMLKAFEYWFGPYPFYEDSYKLVDSPYLGMEHQSNIAYGNQYVNGYLGTDLSGTGVGLNWDYIIVHESGHEWFANNITVKDQADMWVHEGFTMYSEVLFTENYMDKKSAETYAQGIQNSINNDVPIIGKYGVRNEGSGDMYPKGASMLHTIRQIINNDEKFRQILRGLNKDFYHQTVTTEQIEKYISEKSGIDFSSIFNQYLRTTKVPVLEYSQNGTELKYRFTDVIKNINLPIRFSDQMISPTESWQKITLKNANPVKFNKNYYLRYKKIN; this is translated from the coding sequence ATGAATAAACTCTCCTACTCATTTTTACTGGCTTCCGGATTTGCTTTCGGTCAGTTTTTTGAACAAAACAAAGCCTTCACAAAACAAGACACTTTAAAAGGTTCAGATACAGAATACCGTAATTTTTGGGATGTTAAAAAATATGATCTTTCTGTAGAACCCGATTTTAAATCAAAAAGTATCAAAGGAAATAACACAATTGTTTTTACAATCACCAAAGACATTACAAATCCTGTCTTTCAGATAGATCTTCAGCGACCGATGAAGGCGGATAAGGTAGAGTGCAGTTTTCCCGTAAAAGGTGATTTTAAAAGAGACGGAGATTTCATATTCATCACAGCCAATAAAAATTTCAAAAAAGGAGAAAAATATACAATTGACGTAGCATATTCCGGTAATCCCTTGATTGCTAAGAATGCACCTTGGGATGGCGGTTGGGTTTTTACGAAGGATGAAAAAGGAAATCCCTGGATGAGTGTTGCTGATGAAGGGATTGGTGCATCAATATGGCTACCCGTAAAAGATATCTGGAGTGATGAGCCTGAAAACGGAATCGTGATGAAAATTATAACACCATCAGATTTAGTCGGAATCGGAAATGGAAGGCTAACTGATAAAAAAACAGTAAACGGCAAAAACATTTTTACCTGGGAAGTTAAAAATACAATCAACGCCTACTCTATAATTCCGAATATCGGTAAGTATGTCAACTTTAAAGATTCTTACAATGGAGAAAATGGAAAGCTCGATCTTGATTACTGGGTGATTGAATACAATTTAGATAAAGCTAAAAAACAGTTTCAGCAGGTAAAACCAATGTTGAAGGCCTTTGAATACTGGTTTGGTCCTTATCCTTTTTACGAAGATTCTTATAAACTGGTAGACTCACCTTATCTGGGAATGGAGCATCAGAGCAATATTGCTTATGGCAATCAATATGTCAACGGTTATTTGGGAACCGATCTTTCGGGAACCGGAGTTGGCCTAAACTGGGATTATATCATCGTCCATGAGAGCGGCCACGAATGGTTTGCCAATAATATTACGGTAAAAGATCAGGCTGATATGTGGGTGCATGAAGGTTTTACCATGTATTCTGAGGTGCTTTTTACCGAAAACTATATGGACAAAAAATCTGCAGAAACCTATGCTCAGGGAATTCAAAATTCCATTAACAACGATGTGCCAATCATCGGAAAATACGGTGTTAGAAACGAAGGAAGCGGTGATATGTACCCGAAAGGTGCAAGCATGCTTCACACCATCCGACAAATTATTAATAATGATGAGAAATTCAGACAAATTTTAAGAGGCTTAAATAAAGATTTTTATCATCAAACGGTGACGACAGAGCAGATTGAAAAGTATATTTCAGAGAAATCAGGAATTGATTTTTCGAGTATTTTCAATCAATATTTAAGAACTACCAAAGTTCCGGTTCTAGAATATTCGCAGAACGGAACCGAACTGAAATATCGTTTCACAGATGTTATCAAAAACATTAATCTTCCTATAAGATTTAGTGACCAGATGATTTCTCCTACGGAATCATGGCAGAAAATAACTTTGAAAAACGCAAATCCTGTGAAGTTTAATAAAAATTATTATTTGAGATATAAAAAGATTAATTAA